In a genomic window of Micromonospora cremea:
- a CDS encoding arginine repressor, with protein MTAPLTRAARHARIVELIRDKAVRSQTELADLLAADGVGVTQATLSRDLEELGAVKVRGGDGPAVYLIPEDGHRPLRDAEAAPARLVRLLRELLNGVDSSGNIAVLRTPPGAAQYLASALDRAGLPEIVGTIAGDDTILVVAREAVGGAALGEKLAGWARREDNVEGSTTP; from the coding sequence ATGACCGCCCCACTGACCCGCGCCGCCCGGCACGCCCGGATCGTGGAGCTGATCCGTGACAAGGCCGTGCGCTCGCAGACCGAACTGGCCGACCTGCTCGCCGCCGACGGCGTCGGAGTCACCCAGGCCACCCTCTCCCGGGACCTGGAGGAGCTCGGCGCGGTCAAGGTTCGCGGCGGCGACGGGCCGGCGGTCTACCTGATCCCCGAGGACGGCCACCGGCCGCTGCGCGACGCCGAGGCGGCCCCTGCCCGGCTGGTGCGGCTGCTGCGCGAGCTGCTCAACGGGGTCGACTCCAGCGGCAACATCGCCGTGCTGCGTACCCCGCCGGGCGCAGCCCAATACCTGGCCAGCGCGTTGGACCGAGCGGGCCTGCCCGAGATCGTCGGCACCATCGCCGGCGACGACACCATCCTCGTCGTGGCCCGCGAGGCCGTCGGTGGGGCCGCGCTCGGCGAGAAGCTCGCCGGCTGGGCCCGCCGGGAAGACAACGTTGAAGGGAGCACCACACCATGA
- a CDS encoding argininosuccinate synthase, giving the protein MTERVVLAYSGGLDTSVAIPYLAEQTGAEVIAVAVDVGQGGEDLDAIRQRALDCGAAESELVDARDEFAADYCLPAIRANALYMDRYPLVSALSRPLIVKHLVAAARKHGGTIVSHGCTGKGNDQVRFEVGLNALAPDLKIIAPARDFAWTRDKAIAFAEEKGLPIDVSAKSPYSIDQNLWGRAVETGFLEDIWNAPIEGLYSYTADPAQDRDADEVVITFDAGVPVAIDGETVTPYQAILELNRRAGAQGVGRLDMVEDRLVGIKSREVYEAPGAIALITAHQELEAVTVERDLARFKRGVDQRWGELVYDGLWFSPLKDSLDAFIDDAQQHVSGEVRMTLHGGRATVTGRRSEASLYDFGMATYDTGDTFDQSLAKGFVQLWGLPSRMAAARNARLGGSGQ; this is encoded by the coding sequence ATGACCGAGCGGGTCGTCCTGGCGTACTCCGGAGGGCTGGACACCTCCGTCGCCATTCCTTACCTGGCCGAGCAGACCGGCGCCGAGGTGATCGCGGTGGCGGTCGACGTCGGGCAGGGCGGCGAGGATCTCGACGCCATCCGGCAGCGCGCGCTGGACTGCGGCGCCGCCGAGTCCGAGCTGGTCGACGCGCGCGACGAGTTCGCCGCCGACTACTGCCTGCCGGCCATCCGGGCGAACGCCCTCTACATGGACCGCTACCCGCTGGTGTCGGCGCTGTCCCGGCCGCTGATCGTCAAGCACCTGGTGGCCGCGGCGCGCAAGCACGGCGGGACGATCGTCTCGCACGGCTGCACCGGCAAGGGCAACGACCAGGTCCGGTTCGAGGTCGGCCTGAACGCCCTCGCCCCCGACTTGAAGATCATCGCGCCGGCCCGGGACTTCGCCTGGACGCGGGACAAGGCGATCGCGTTCGCCGAGGAGAAGGGGCTGCCGATCGACGTCTCGGCGAAGTCGCCCTACTCCATCGACCAGAACCTGTGGGGTCGCGCGGTGGAGACCGGGTTCCTGGAGGACATCTGGAACGCCCCGATCGAGGGCCTCTACTCGTACACCGCCGACCCGGCGCAGGACCGCGACGCCGACGAGGTCGTGATCACCTTCGACGCCGGCGTACCGGTGGCCATCGACGGTGAGACGGTCACCCCGTACCAGGCGATCCTGGAGCTGAACCGGCGCGCCGGCGCGCAGGGCGTGGGCCGACTCGACATGGTCGAGGACCGCCTCGTGGGCATCAAGAGCCGCGAGGTGTACGAGGCTCCCGGCGCGATCGCGCTGATCACCGCCCACCAGGAGCTGGAGGCGGTCACCGTGGAGCGGGACCTTGCCCGGTTCAAGCGGGGCGTCGACCAGCGCTGGGGTGAGCTGGTCTACGACGGCCTGTGGTTCTCGCCGCTGAAGGACTCGCTGGACGCCTTCATCGACGACGCGCAGCAGCACGTGAGCGGCGAGGTGCGGATGACCCTGCACGGCGGCCGGGCCACCGTCACCGGTCGGCGCTCCGAGGCGAGCCTCTACGACTTCGGGATGGCCACCTACGACACCGGCGACACCTTCGACCAGTCCCTGGCGAAGGGTTTCGTGCAGCTGTGGGGCCTGCCGAGCCGGATGGCCGCGGCGCGGAACGCCCGGCTGGGCGGCTCCGGCCAGTGA
- the argH gene encoding argininosuccinate lyase, with protein MGGVDDKSLTENSAATNRTSLWGGRFAGGPAEALARLSVSVQFDWRLAPYDIAGSRAHARVLAGAGLLDPEELGRILAALDDLEAACASGSFRPTVDDEDVHTALERGLLERLGSLGGKLRAGRSRNDQVATDLRLYLRDHARGVASRLVELAEALVEQAERHVDTAAPGMTHLQHAQPVTFGHWLLAHVQPLLRDLERLRDWDHRAAISPLGAGALAGSGLPLDPLAVAKELGFRTSFANSMDAVADRDFVAEFLFTTAMIGVHLSRLGEEVVLWTSHEFGWVELDDAFATGSSIMPQKKNADIAELARGKSGRLVGGLMTVLTMLKGLPMTYDRDMQEDKEPAFDAVDTLELLLPALAGMISTMTVRVDRLVAAAPVGFSLATEVADWLVRKGVPFRDAHEITGRLVALCAARDCELEEVSDADLAAVSEHLDPSVRDVLSVRSALAARTTPGSTGPGPVADQLAAAADHLVGWREWATERVVPR; from the coding sequence ATGGGCGGCGTGGACGACAAGAGCCTGACCGAGAACAGCGCCGCCACCAACCGGACGAGCCTGTGGGGTGGCCGGTTCGCCGGCGGTCCCGCCGAGGCGCTCGCCCGGCTGTCGGTGAGCGTGCAGTTCGACTGGCGCCTGGCCCCGTACGACATCGCCGGTTCCCGGGCGCACGCCCGGGTCCTGGCGGGCGCCGGCCTGCTCGACCCCGAGGAACTGGGCCGGATCCTGGCGGCCCTGGACGACCTGGAGGCGGCCTGCGCCTCCGGGTCGTTCCGTCCCACCGTGGACGACGAGGACGTGCACACCGCGCTGGAACGCGGGCTGCTGGAGCGGCTGGGCAGCCTCGGCGGCAAGCTGCGCGCCGGCCGGTCCCGCAACGACCAGGTCGCCACGGACCTGCGGCTCTACCTGCGCGACCACGCCCGGGGTGTGGCCAGCCGGCTGGTGGAGCTGGCCGAGGCGCTGGTCGAGCAGGCCGAGCGGCACGTCGACACCGCCGCGCCCGGCATGACCCATCTCCAGCACGCCCAGCCGGTCACCTTCGGGCACTGGCTGCTCGCGCACGTGCAGCCGCTGCTGCGCGACCTGGAGCGGCTGCGCGACTGGGACCACCGCGCGGCGATCAGCCCGCTCGGTGCGGGCGCGCTGGCCGGCTCGGGGCTGCCGCTGGACCCGCTGGCGGTGGCGAAGGAGCTGGGCTTCCGCACGTCGTTCGCCAACTCGATGGACGCCGTCGCCGACCGGGACTTCGTCGCCGAGTTCCTCTTCACCACCGCGATGATCGGGGTGCACCTGTCCCGGCTCGGCGAGGAGGTGGTGCTCTGGACCTCGCACGAGTTCGGCTGGGTGGAGCTGGACGACGCGTTCGCGACCGGTTCGTCGATCATGCCGCAGAAGAAGAACGCGGACATCGCCGAGCTGGCCCGGGGCAAGTCCGGTCGGCTGGTCGGCGGGCTGATGACCGTGCTGACCATGCTCAAGGGTCTGCCGATGACCTACGACCGGGACATGCAGGAGGACAAGGAGCCGGCCTTCGACGCGGTCGACACGCTGGAGCTGCTGCTGCCCGCCCTGGCGGGGATGATCTCCACGATGACGGTCCGGGTGGACCGTCTGGTGGCCGCCGCCCCGGTCGGCTTCTCGCTGGCCACCGAGGTGGCCGACTGGCTGGTCCGCAAGGGCGTGCCGTTCCGTGACGCGCACGAGATCACCGGCCGGCTGGTGGCGCTCTGCGCGGCCCGGGACTGCGAGCTGGAAGAGGTCTCCGACGCTGACCTGGCCGCGGTCAGCGAGCACCTCGACCCGTCGGTGCGCGACGTGCTCTCGGTGCGTTCGGCGCTCGCGGCCCGGACCACCCCCGGCTCGACCGGCCCCGGGCCGGTCGCCGACCAGCTCGCCGCCGCCGCGGACCACCTGGTCGGCTGGCGGGAGTGGGCCACCGAGCGGGTCGTCCCGCGCTGA
- a CDS encoding MmcQ/YjbR family DNA-binding protein, producing MERAEMLAYCLAKPGAWLDRPWEGDEVVKVGSRIFAFLGNGDGNPTIGVKCGPTREAADEWLHRHPDDARVMAYIGRSGWNTLRLDGGIDDEELSEAVDASYDMVVAKLPKRERPTA from the coding sequence ATGGAGCGCGCGGAGATGCTGGCGTACTGCCTGGCCAAGCCGGGGGCGTGGCTGGACCGGCCGTGGGAGGGCGACGAGGTGGTGAAGGTCGGCAGCCGGATCTTCGCCTTCCTCGGCAACGGCGACGGAAACCCGACGATCGGCGTGAAGTGCGGCCCGACCCGCGAGGCGGCCGACGAATGGCTGCACCGACACCCCGACGACGCCCGGGTGATGGCCTACATCGGCCGGTCCGGGTGGAACACGCTGCGCCTGGACGGCGGGATCGACGACGAGGAACTCTCCGAGGCCGTCGACGCGTCGTACGACATGGTGGTGGCCAAGCTCCCGAAGCGGGAGCGCCCGACGGCCTGA
- a CDS encoding DNA-binding protein, which produces MTTEDQFTAPNAARARAHRTHDALQRISERHAGTEARRGRWAHPYVLDPWEAVALVTALAAGGAEREPTEEPVDGADLTAALTLLPHVRAELDALEAGLLTLARDRGLTWQAIAYGLGLGSAQAARQRYERVAARSAEQTG; this is translated from the coding sequence ATGACGACCGAGGACCAGTTCACCGCGCCGAACGCGGCCCGGGCGCGCGCCCACCGCACGCACGACGCGCTGCAGCGGATCAGCGAGCGGCACGCCGGCACCGAAGCCCGGCGAGGGCGCTGGGCGCATCCGTACGTACTGGACCCGTGGGAGGCGGTGGCCCTGGTCACCGCGCTGGCCGCGGGCGGGGCCGAGCGGGAGCCCACGGAGGAGCCGGTTGACGGCGCGGACCTCACCGCAGCGCTGACCCTGCTGCCGCACGTCCGCGCGGAGCTGGACGCCCTGGAGGCGGGGCTGTTGACGCTGGCCCGCGACCGGGGGCTGACCTGGCAGGCCATCGCGTACGGGCTGGGCCTGGGCAGCGCGCAGGCCGCCCGGCAGCGCTACGAGCGGGTCGCCGCCCGCTCCGCCGAGCAGACCGGCTGA
- a CDS encoding DNA-3-methyladenine glycosylase, producing MDLLPGDRHADADLAVLADLLAGPLLPAARGLLGCLLHAGGVTVRITEVEAYAGTAGDPASHAYRGRTPRNAVMFGPAGHTYVYFTYGMHWCMNVVTGVEGEASAVLLRAGAVVDGLATARARRPAVRRDVDLARGPARLCSTLGIDRAAYGGYLLGDGPVRLRPPVLPVPAEAVVAGPRVGVTGAHDLPWRFWLDGDPTVSAYRRHVPRTRR from the coding sequence ATGGATCTGCTGCCGGGCGACCGCCACGCCGACGCCGACCTGGCGGTGCTGGCGGACCTGCTCGCCGGCCCGCTGCTGCCGGCCGCGCGCGGGCTGCTCGGCTGCCTGCTGCATGCCGGCGGGGTCACCGTCCGGATCACCGAGGTCGAGGCGTACGCCGGCACGGCCGGGGACCCGGCCTCGCACGCGTACCGGGGGCGAACCCCACGCAACGCGGTGATGTTCGGGCCGGCCGGGCACACCTACGTCTACTTCACCTACGGCATGCACTGGTGCATGAACGTGGTCACCGGGGTCGAGGGGGAGGCCTCAGCGGTGCTGCTGCGCGCCGGCGCGGTGGTCGACGGGCTGGCCACGGCACGGGCCCGCCGGCCGGCCGTGCGTCGGGACGTGGATCTGGCCCGGGGGCCGGCTCGGCTCTGCTCCACGCTCGGCATCGACCGCGCCGCGTACGGCGGGTACCTGCTCGGCGACGGGCCGGTCCGGTTGCGCCCTCCGGTGTTGCCGGTGCCGGCGGAGGCGGTGGTTGCCGGCCCACGGGTCGGCGTGACCGGAGCGCACGACCTGCCGTGGCGGTTCTGGCTCGACGGCGATCCGACGGTCAGCGCGTACCGCCGGCACGTGCCCCGCACCCGACGCTGA